One Roseovarius bejariae genomic region harbors:
- the gatB gene encoding Asp-tRNA(Asn)/Glu-tRNA(Gln) amidotransferase subunit GatB, with translation MLDLTYEAPKPKVIAGAKHDWELVIGMEVHAQVASKAKLFSGASTKFGAEPNSNVSFVDAAMPGMLPVINEFCIEQAVRTGLGLKAQINLWSAFDRKNYFYPDLPQGYQISQLYHPLVGEGEILVDMEPGIARKVRVERIHVEQDAGKSIHDMDPAMSFVDLNRTGVALMEIVSRPDIRGPEEAAAYVTKLRQILRYLGTCDGNMQNGNLRADVNVSICRPGAYEKYMETQDFSHLGTRCEIKNMNSMRFIQAAIEYEARRQIGIVEGGGEVVQETRLYDPDKNETRSMRSKEEAHDYRYFPDPDLLPLEIEQEWVDGIAATLPELPDEKKARFVTDYGVTEYDASVLTADVDLAAYFEESVGAGDGKKTANWVINEVLGRANKAEVSPREIAAPEANAAILAMVAKDEISTKIAKDVLEIHIETGEAPEKIVEDRGMKQVSDTGAIEAAVDQIIADNPAQVEKAQSNPKLAGWFVGQVMKATGGKANPKAVNEIVQAKLGL, from the coding sequence ATGTTGGACCTGACCTATGAAGCCCCCAAACCCAAGGTGATCGCAGGCGCGAAGCACGATTGGGAACTTGTCATCGGGATGGAGGTTCACGCGCAGGTGGCGTCAAAAGCCAAGCTGTTTTCCGGGGCCTCCACCAAGTTCGGGGCCGAGCCCAACTCGAATGTCTCCTTCGTGGATGCGGCCATGCCCGGCATGCTGCCGGTGATCAACGAGTTCTGCATTGAACAGGCGGTGCGCACGGGCCTTGGCCTGAAGGCACAGATCAACCTTTGGTCGGCCTTCGACCGCAAGAATTATTTCTACCCCGACCTGCCGCAGGGCTACCAGATCAGCCAGCTTTATCATCCGCTCGTCGGCGAGGGTGAAATCCTTGTGGACATGGAGCCCGGCATCGCCCGCAAGGTGCGGGTCGAGCGGATTCACGTCGAACAGGACGCGGGCAAATCCATCCATGACATGGACCCGGCGATGTCCTTCGTCGACCTGAACCGCACCGGCGTTGCCCTGATGGAAATCGTCAGCCGCCCTGACATTCGCGGCCCTGAAGAGGCCGCCGCCTATGTTACCAAGCTGCGCCAGATCCTGCGCTATCTGGGCACCTGCGACGGCAACATGCAAAACGGCAACCTGCGGGCCGATGTGAATGTTTCGATCTGTCGCCCCGGGGCCTATGAAAAATACATGGAAACGCAGGATTTCAGCCATCTCGGCACCCGCTGCGAGATCAAGAACATGAACTCCATGCGTTTCATCCAGGCCGCCATCGAATACGAGGCACGCCGCCAGATCGGCATCGTCGAAGGTGGTGGCGAGGTGGTGCAGGAAACCCGCCTCTATGACCCGGACAAGAACGAGACCCGCTCCATGCGCTCCAAGGAAGAGGCGCATGACTACCGCTATTTCCCTGACCCCGACCTGCTGCCTTTGGAGATCGAACAGGAGTGGGTCGATGGGATCGCGGCCACCCTGCCCGAACTGCCCGATGAGAAAAAAGCGCGCTTCGTTACCGACTACGGGGTCACAGAGTATGACGCCAGCGTCCTGACCGCCGATGTCGATCTGGCCGCCTATTTCGAGGAATCTGTCGGCGCGGGCGACGGCAAGAAAACCGCCAACTGGGTCATAAACGAGGTTCTGGGCCGCGCCAACAAGGCCGAGGTCAGCCCGCGCGAGATTGCAGCGCCCGAGGCCAATGCCGCGATCCTTGCGATGGTCGCCAAGGACGAGATTTCGACCAAGATCGCCAAGGACGTTCTGGAAATCCACATCGAGACCGGCGAGGCGCCAGAAAAGATCGTCGAAGACCGTGGCATGAAGCAAGTGAGCGATACCGGCGCCATCGAGGCCGCCGTGGACCAGATTATCGCCGACAACCCCGCACAGGTGGAAAAGGCGCAAAGCAACCCGAAACTGGCGGGCTGGTTCGTGGGGCAGGTGATGAAAGCCACCGGCGGCAAAGCCAACCCCAAAGCCGTGAACGAGATCGTGCAAGCCAAGCTGGGCCTTTGA
- a CDS encoding thioesterase family protein, with protein sequence MTEQQPFMSSFLEIEPGWIDYNNHLNMGYYTVLFDRAADEAFAKFGFGPDYVASANHTTFSAEFHVRYLREVKLGDRVRCSFWLIAHDEKRFHSFQEMYHEDGWLAATGEGMTLHVDLSGPRVAPMPSRILSRVTAMAEAQSHLPRPEGVGRSIGL encoded by the coding sequence ATGACCGAACAACAGCCTTTCATGTCCAGTTTCCTTGAAATCGAGCCCGGCTGGATCGATTACAATAATCACCTCAACATGGGGTATTACACGGTTTTGTTCGATCGCGCCGCCGATGAGGCCTTTGCCAAGTTCGGTTTCGGCCCGGATTACGTGGCATCAGCCAATCACACGACCTTTTCTGCGGAATTTCATGTGCGTTACCTGCGCGAGGTGAAACTGGGCGACAGGGTGCGCTGCTCCTTCTGGCTGATTGCACATGATGAAAAACGGTTTCACAGCTTTCAGGAAATGTATCACGAGGATGGCTGGCTGGCCGCCACCGGCGAGGGCATGACCCTGCACGTGGATTTGTCCGGCCCGCGTGTGGCCCCTATGCCGTCCCGGATCCTGTCGCGCGTCACGGCCATGGCCGAGGCACAGTCGCATCTGCCCCGCCCCGAAGGCGTGGGCCGTTCCATCGGGCTGTAA
- a CDS encoding transglycosylase SLT domain-containing protein produces the protein MRPPEARDGNIPRARWGSLPDGQLWTRAALSALRGHGQALTRSVPKDIRDWCPAYPEAGQKGRQAFWIGLLSALSKHESTYRAAAVGGGGQWYGLLQILPSTARGYGCRARSGAALKNGPDNLSCAIRIMSVTVPRDGVVSRGMRGVAADWGPFHNRRKRGDMMAWLKRQSYCKPMSSVRPRLRPERFTQLNSSD, from the coding sequence GTGCGCCCGCCCGAGGCACGCGACGGCAATATTCCGCGCGCCCGCTGGGGATCTTTGCCAGATGGCCAGTTGTGGACACGCGCCGCGCTTTCGGCCCTGCGCGGGCATGGGCAGGCCCTGACGCGTAGTGTTCCAAAGGACATTCGTGACTGGTGTCCGGCCTATCCCGAGGCTGGCCAAAAGGGGCGCCAGGCCTTCTGGATCGGCCTACTATCGGCGCTTTCGAAACATGAAAGCACCTATCGCGCTGCTGCCGTGGGCGGGGGCGGGCAATGGTATGGTCTGCTTCAAATCCTACCCTCCACAGCGCGCGGCTATGGTTGCCGGGCACGCAGCGGGGCCGCCTTGAAAAATGGGCCGGACAACCTGAGTTGTGCCATCCGGATCATGTCGGTGACGGTCCCGCGCGACGGGGTCGTGTCACGCGGGATGCGCGGTGTTGCCGCCGATTGGGGACCATTCCATAACCGGCGCAAGCGCGGGGACATGATGGCGTGGCTTAAACGGCAAAGCTATTGCAAGCCCATGTCATCGGTCCGTCCGCGACTCCGCCCTGAGCGCTTCACGCAACTCAACAGTTCCGACTGA